In Verrucomicrobiota bacterium, the genomic stretch TAGTGGATTCGCTGGGGCGTCCGCTGGATGGCAAAGGCCCGATCTCGACCAATGTCGCCTACCCAGTCGAGAAGATCGCCCCTGGCATCATCAAGCGCCGCTCGGTGAGTCAACCCGTGCAGACCGGCATCATGGGCGTGGACGCGATGATCCCCATCGGGCGCGGCCAGCGCGAATTGATCATTGGCGACCGTTCCACCGGCAAGACCACGGTTTGCGTGGACGCCATCATCAACAACGCCCGCCTCAACAAGTTGGCGGAAGCGAAGAACGATCCCGCCTTCCGTCCGTTGTACAGCATCTACGTGGCCATCGGCCAGAAGCAATCCAACATTGCCCGGGTCATCGCCACACTGGAAGAACACGGTGCCCTGCCCTACACCATTGTGATGTGCGCCGCCGCCTCCGACTCGGCCACCAACCAGTACATCGCGCCGTTTGCGGGTTGCGCGATGGGTGAATGGTTCATGGACAACGGGATGGACGCGCTAATCATTTTTGATGATTTGTCCAAACACGCGGTGGCCTACCGTCAAGTGTCGCTGGTGCTCAAGCGTCCCTCCGGCCGCGAGGCCTATCCCGGCGACGTGTTTTATCTGCATAGCCGCCTGCTCGAACGTTCCGCGCGGCTGAGTGAGAAAAACGGCAACGGTTCGTTGACCGCGCTGCCCATCATTGAAACCCAGGCGGGTGACGTTTCGGCGTACATCCCCACCAACGTAATTTCGATTACGGACGGTCAGATCTTCCTGGAAACCGACCTATTCTATCAAGGCGTGCGCCCAGCAATCAACGTCGGCATCTCGGTCTCGCGCGTCGGTTCCGCCGCGCAGATCAAGGCGAT encodes the following:
- the atpA gene encoding F0F1 ATP synthase subunit alpha produces the protein MSNLVQEIEAQIAGLKTTAARQNVGVVREVSDGVAKLEGLDDVMLNEMLDFGDGVMGLALNLEETEVGAIILGDYTRVREGQEVRTTGKLLQVPVGKAMLGRVVDSLGRPLDGKGPISTNVAYPVEKIAPGIIKRRSVSQPVQTGIMGVDAMIPIGRGQRELIIGDRSTGKTTVCVDAIINNARLNKLAEAKNDPAFRPLYSIYVAIGQKQSNIARVIATLEEHGALPYTIVMCAAASDSATNQYIAPFAGCAMGEWFMDNGMDALIIFDDLSKHAVAYRQVSLVLKRPSGREAYPGDVFYLHSRLLERSARLSEKNGNGSLTALPIIETQAGDVSAYIPTNVISITDGQIFLETDLFYQGVRPAINVGISVSRVGSAAQIKAMKQVAGRIKLELAQYRELAAFAQFGSDLDAKTQAQLERGKRIVEVFKQRQYNPIPEEVQVAVLWTVQNGLMDDVPVEKIKDFQLKLTETLTNRKSELLARIAKEKAMSDVLVTDLKAAVTEFKQTYR